The Desulfovibrio fairfieldensis sequence AAACATCTCAACGCCCTGTGCGGATTTTCCGTGAAAAACCGCACCGCGAAATTATCGCAAGGCGAATTTACTTCGCCGGTAAGCGATAATTTCAAACGCAAACTGCTCTAATCAGCCTGGGTCCGGATAAAGGTCGGAATTTCAAAATCGTCCTCATCATAGGTGAAGTCGTCCTGACCGGGGTTGTGCGGCCGACGGCGGCTCTGGCCCATGGCTTCGCGCTTGAGCAGATAGGGAGGACGATTGCTCTTTTCGTCGTACCAGCGCTCCACTTCCGAACGGCGAGTGGCGCGGGGCAGGCGCATTTCCGGCTCTTCCTGCGACTCCTGCACCAGGTTGCCCTGCTGCGAGCGCCCGAGCTGGCGGCGGCGCGGTTCGGCCATGACGGCGTCCGGGCCGGGCTGGCGGAAATTGGTCACCGTGGCGGCGGGAGCCTGCACGGGCTGCATGGCCTGGGGCGATTCAATGCCGGTGGCAATGACCGTCAGACGGATTTCGTCGCCGATGTTGTCGTCAAAGACCACACCGAAGATGATGTTGGCGTCCTCGGGCGTGGCATCGGCGATAATGTCGCCGATTTCGGCGATTTCCTCGGCCGTGATGTCCATGGGTGCGGTGATGTTGTAGAGCACTGCCTTGGCGCTCTCCAGGGAGACGTCTTCCAGCAGCGGACTCATGATGGCACGTTGGGCCGCCTCGCGGGCGCGGTTCTCGCCCGAGGCCATGCCCGTGCCCATGAGGGCCAGACCCGCTTCTGCCATAGTGGTGCGTACATCGGCAAAGTCAAGGTTGATCAGGCCGTCTCCCACAATCACGTCGGAAATACCCTTGACGGCGTAGTACAGCACGTCGTTGGCCTTTTGCAGCATTTCGGAGAACGGCGCTTTTTTGGGCGCAAAAGCCAGCAGGCGGTCGTTGGGGATGGTGATCAGGCAGTCCACATGCTGCTTGAATTCCTCCAGACCGGCCTCGGCCGCGCGTTTGCGTTTGACGCCTTCAAAGCTGAAGGGCTTGGTGACCACGCCCACGGTCAGCGCGCCCATTTCCTTGGCGGCCTGCGCCACCACCGGGGCCGCGCCCGTGCCCGTGCCGCCGCCCATACCGGCGGTGACGAAAACCATGTCCGCATCGCCGATGGCCTCGCGGATGGCGTTCACGCTTTCCACGGCGGCCTCACGCCCGATGGACGGATTGGCGCCAGCGCCCAGGCCTTTGGTCAATTTTTCGCCCAACTGCACCTTGAGCGGGGCAGTATTTTTTTTCAAAGCCTGCACGTCGGTGTTGGCGCAGACGAACTGCACACCGCGCAAGCCGGAATCAATCATGTTTTTCACGGCATTACCACCGCCGCCGCCTACGCCGATAACCTTGATTTTGGCGCTTCCGGCCAAGGAGGTGTCAATATCGTCAACGATTGACTGAGCCATGTTTCCTCTCCTGTTTTTGCTGTCCCCAAATGCCCGCTTGAGATTTATGAGATATCCGCGAACCATTTCTTCATGCGTGCGAGTACGCCGTCAAAGACGCCGGACTCGCTGCGCGTGGTGAACTTTTTCTGACCGGACATTTCCTTTTCCGCTCCGTAGCGCAACAGACCCACAGCCGTTGAAAACTTGGGGCTGTTGACCACATCTTTGAGACCGCCCACATTGCGCGGATAACCAATGCGCGTGGGCAGATTGAAAATTTGTTCGCCCAGTTCCTGGCAACCTTCCATCAGGGCCGTGCCGCCGGTCAGCACCACGCCCGCGCCGATCATGTCCTTGTAGCCGGAGCGCACCAGCGTCTGGTCCACCAGATAAAGGATCTCCTCCATGCGCGGCTCGCAGATTTCGGCCAGCACCTGGCGCGAAAGGCGGCGCGGCTCGCGTCCGCCCACGCTGGGCACTTCAATAAATTCGTCGTGGCGCACCAGATCGGCGAGAGCGCAGCCGTACTTGATCTTGATCTTTTCCGCCGAGGCAATGGGCGTGCGCAGGCCGAAGGCGATGTCGTTGGAAAGGTTCTGCCCGCCCAGAGCCAGCACCGCCGTGTGCTTGATGGCGTCGTTGGCAAAGACAGCGATATCCGTGGTGCCGCCGCCCAGATCCACCAGGGCCACGCCGATCTCACGTTCCTCCTCGGTGAGCACGGCCTTGGCCGAAGCCAGGGATTCCAGGGCGATATCCGACACTTCCAACTGGCTGCGATGGCAGGAGCGCACGATATTCTGCGCCGAAGACACGGCCCCGGTGACGATATGCACCTTGACCTCCAGGCGCACCCCGGCCATGCCCAAGGGGTCGGCAATGCCCCGCTGGTTGTCCACAATGTATTCCTGCGGCAGGATGTGGATCACCTCGCGGTCCGCCGGAATGGCCACGGCCCGCGCCGCGTCCAGAGCGCGCTCGACGTCGCGCTGGGCGACTTCGCCGCCCTTGACGGCAATGACGCCGTGGCTGTTGATGCCCATGATATGGCTGCCGGCAATGCCCACGTAGACCGAGTGGATCTCGCAGCCGGCCATGAGCTCCGCGTCTTCCACGGCCTTGCGGATGGACTGCACGGTCTGCTCGATGTTGACCACCACGCCCTTGCGCAGACCGGTGGAAACGCTTGTGCCGATGCCCACCACATCCACCAGACCCGACTCCGAAAGTTCGCCCACCACGGCGCAGATCTTTGTGGTGCCGATGTCAAGGCCTACGATGAGCTCGGACTTATTCATTATGTTCTCCTCACAACCGCCCGTCACGCGCCGGCTCAGTTTTGCGCGGACTGATTAAGAATGACCCAGACATTGCCGTTGACGGCGCGCACTTCGCGCACGTTTTTCAGCTCGTGCCGCCGCGCCAAGTCGCCGAGCGTCACGCTCATCCGGGCCAGATTGCCGCTCCAGTCGTCAGTGGCGATGGAAAGGCGCATTTCCCGGTCTTCCAGATAAATCTCCAAGCCCCTGCCCGGGCTCACGGTCACCGAGGCAATAGCCCCGGCCTCTATGGGCAGCGCGCCGCTCTGCATGTCTTTCATCAGGCGTGAGAGGTAGGGCGCGGCGTCCTCGGCTCCCGGTTCGATGCGCAGGGTGGGAAGGGAGAGAAAATTTTTGCTCTCCACCGGCGCGATAATCCCGCCGCGCTCATTGGCGTAGTACAAGACGCCGTCCTTGTGCACCCAGAAGGAGGGCATGCGCTCCTTCAATTTGATCACGAACCTGTCGGGCAGCAGGCGCTTGACCGAAACTTCCTCCACCCAGGGTGTCTGGCGCAGATTCCGCTCCACTTTGGCGATGCTCACGGCCAGACTGTTGTCGCCCTCTTTGATGCCGCCGTATTGCAGCACCATCTCGCGGGAAAGCCGCACATTGCCGGTCACATCCACATGCCTGGTGATGAAAAAGTCGCTGGTGACCGCTTTGTTATAGAGCCAGAGGGAGGCCGTGCCCACTCCTGCCAGTACCAGCATCGCCGCCAGCAGCAGGCCCGTCAGAACCGCGAGGCTTTTCAGGCCGCCCAAGCGCTTGAGCCAGCCGAACATCCCGGCAAGGAATTTCGGGAGGCGGACCGAAGGAAACAGGCTTCCTTTCGCCTTTGAGGGCTTTTCCTTCGTGTAGGCATTGCGGGCCTTGCGGCCGTTTTTCTTCAAGGCAAGCGGCACGGCACTATCCTGACCTCCGGCTCAAGCGCATAGCCGAAACGTTGCCGCACAGCCTCTTTGGCTTCATGCAGCAGGGTCAAAGCCGCTTCCGCGCTGCCCCTGCCTTCATTGATCAAAAAATTGGCGTGCAAGGTTGAAAAGGCCATGCCGCCCAGCTTCTTTCCCTTGTAGCCGGTCAGTTCCAAAAGCTTTCCGGCGGGCATATCCTGTGCGGGATTTTTAAATACGCAACCCGCGCTCCAGGCCGTCACAGGTTGTTTAGACTTTTTCTCAAAAAAGTTGTGACGCATGCGTTTAGAGATGCCATCCCTTGCGTCTTCGGTCAAGCCAAAAGTGGCTTCAACTACCATGAATCCCTCTTTTTCTTCTGAAATGGAGAGCCTACGATAGCCGTATTGCAGTGCATCAACAGTGACCCGTTGCACTGCTTCATTGCTAACTATCTGAATGGATTCGATATTTTTACATGTTTCCGTACCAAAGGAACCGGCGTTCATGGCCACGGCCCCCCCCACGCTGCCGGGTATGCCCACCAGCCCTTCCAGGCCGCTCAGGCCTTGTCCGGCGCAAAAACGCAACAGGCGCGGCAGGGGCACGCCCGCGCCGACCCGCACCAGAATTTTACCGTCCTTCTCGCCCGCGATTTCCGGCCCGCGCATAAAGCGCGGACGCAGCAACACCAGAGGCAGGTCACCGTCCCGGGCCAGAATGTTGCTGCCCGCGCCCAGGATCAGCGGACTGCCGCCCAGGGCGCGCAGCCGTTCGGGCAGAGCCGCCAGATCCGCCGCATCTTCCAGGACCAGCTCGGCAATGGCCGTGCCGCCCAGACGCAGGGTGGTCCGCTCCGCCAGGCTGGGGCGCATGACTTCACGCATGGCCGCGCCCCTCCAGCCAGGCCGGGCCGAGACGGGTGATGGAACCCGCGCCCAGGGTCAGCAGCACGTCGCCGGGCCGCAGCACTTCCGGCAGGGCCTGGGCCAGGGCGTCCAGCGTCTGGAAATACCGTACCGGCGTGGTGGAAACCTGCTGCACGCCCTGCGCCAGGCTCTGGCCGGAAACGCCGGGAATGGGTTTTTCCGAAGCCGCGTAAATTTCGGTCAGCAGAACTTCATCCACCTGATCAAAGACCTTGCAGAACTCGCCGAAATGGGCCTGCGTACGGCTGAAGCGGTGCGGCTGAAAGGCCGCCACAATGCGCCTGCCGGGAAAAACCTGGCGGGCCGTGGCCAGGGTGGCCGCGATTTCCGCCGGATGGTGGCCGTAATCGTCCACCACGGTCACGCCGTCCTTTTCGCCCTTGAACTCAAAACGCCGTCCCACGCCCCCGAAACCGCCCAGGCCCTGGGCGCAGCGTTCAAAAGCGATGTCCGCCTCCATGGCCGCGCCAATGGCGGCCAAGGCGTTCAGGATATTGTGGCGGCCCGGCTGGGGCAGGCTCACTTCGCCCAGTTTTTCGTCTTCGCGCCAGACCTCGAAGCGGCTGCGCAGCCCGCTTTCCAAGGGCACGGCGCGCAGATGGTTGTCCGCCGCGAAGCCGTAGGTCAGCACCG is a genomic window containing:
- a CDS encoding cell division protein FtsQ/DivIB, with amino-acid sequence MPLALKKNGRKARNAYTKEKPSKAKGSLFPSVRLPKFLAGMFGWLKRLGGLKSLAVLTGLLLAAMLVLAGVGTASLWLYNKAVTSDFFITRHVDVTGNVRLSREMVLQYGGIKEGDNSLAVSIAKVERNLRQTPWVEEVSVKRLLPDRFVIKLKERMPSFWVHKDGVLYYANERGGIIAPVESKNFLSLPTLRIEPGAEDAAPYLSRLMKDMQSGALPIEAGAIASVTVSPGRGLEIYLEDREMRLSIATDDWSGNLARMSVTLGDLARRHELKNVREVRAVNGNVWVILNQSAQN
- the ftsA gene encoding cell division protein FtsA — encoded protein: MNKSELIVGLDIGTTKICAVVGELSESGLVDVVGIGTSVSTGLRKGVVVNIEQTVQSIRKAVEDAELMAGCEIHSVYVGIAGSHIMGINSHGVIAVKGGEVAQRDVERALDAARAVAIPADREVIHILPQEYIVDNQRGIADPLGMAGVRLEVKVHIVTGAVSSAQNIVRSCHRSQLEVSDIALESLASAKAVLTEEEREIGVALVDLGGGTTDIAVFANDAIKHTAVLALGGQNLSNDIAFGLRTPIASAEKIKIKYGCALADLVRHDEFIEVPSVGGREPRRLSRQVLAEICEPRMEEILYLVDQTLVRSGYKDMIGAGVVLTGGTALMEGCQELGEQIFNLPTRIGYPRNVGGLKDVVNSPKFSTAVGLLRYGAEKEMSGQKKFTTRSESGVFDGVLARMKKWFADIS
- the murB gene encoding UDP-N-acetylmuramate dehydrogenase encodes the protein MREVMRPSLAERTTLRLGGTAIAELVLEDAADLAALPERLRALGGSPLILGAGSNILARDGDLPLVLLRPRFMRGPEIAGEKDGKILVRVGAGVPLPRLLRFCAGQGLSGLEGLVGIPGSVGGAVAMNAGSFGTETCKNIESIQIVSNEAVQRVTVDALQYGYRRLSISEEKEGFMVVEATFGLTEDARDGISKRMRHNFFEKKSKQPVTAWSAGCVFKNPAQDMPAGKLLELTGYKGKKLGGMAFSTLHANFLINEGRGSAEAALTLLHEAKEAVRQRFGYALEPEVRIVPCRLP
- the ftsZ gene encoding cell division protein FtsZ, which encodes MAQSIVDDIDTSLAGSAKIKVIGVGGGGGNAVKNMIDSGLRGVQFVCANTDVQALKKNTAPLKVQLGEKLTKGLGAGANPSIGREAAVESVNAIREAIGDADMVFVTAGMGGGTGTGAAPVVAQAAKEMGALTVGVVTKPFSFEGVKRKRAAEAGLEEFKQHVDCLITIPNDRLLAFAPKKAPFSEMLQKANDVLYYAVKGISDVIVGDGLINLDFADVRTTMAEAGLALMGTGMASGENRAREAAQRAIMSPLLEDVSLESAKAVLYNITAPMDITAEEIAEIGDIIADATPEDANIIFGVVFDDNIGDEIRLTVIATGIESPQAMQPVQAPAATVTNFRQPGPDAVMAEPRRRQLGRSQQGNLVQESQEEPEMRLPRATRRSEVERWYDEKSNRPPYLLKREAMGQSRRRPHNPGQDDFTYDEDDFEIPTFIRTQAD